Part of the Flavobacterium okayamense genome, TTCTTTTACTGGATTTCTACGAATATCTAAGTAGCGATATTTCATGCGTAAATCTTCACCACCATCCGTTTCATCTTCAATGGTAAAAGGAGGAAGCATTGCTTCGTTTAAGATTGTTAATTCAGAAACTAAAATTTCAATATCACCTGTAGGAATGTTTTTGTTTTTCGACTCACGTTCAATAACGGTTCCTTTTACTTGAATAACAAATTCGCGACCTAGCGTTTTTGCTTTTTCAAATACTTCTTTTGCAGTTCTTTGTTCGTCAAAAATTAATTGTGTAATACCATAACGATCTCTAAGATCAACCCAAATCATAAATCCTTTATCTCTTGATTTTTGGACCCAACCTGCTAAAGTAACTTCTTTATTAATATGTGAGGCTTTTAATTCACCACATGAATGACTTCTATACATCAGAATATTTTTTTGCAAAAATAACAACAAAAATCAAATTTTAACGTTTTATATCACTATAATCCTGAATTATTTTATTGTGGTTTTATTAAAAAAAGTATCTTTACCCAAACACTAAACTTATGAAAAAAATAACATTACTATTTGCTGCGCTAATTGCATTGTCGTTTACTTATTTTGATAATGATAAAGTAGTTTTTACAGCTAAAATTGAAAACAGAAACAGCGATTCTTTAACTATTAGATCTAGAGGGTTTTCTAAAATTATTGTTGCCGACAAAAACGGAAACTTTAAAGATGAGTTTTCTGTAACTGAAGGTTTTTATCAATTATTTGATGGTGCTGAGTATGCTCAGGTTTACTTAAAGAATGGTTATAGCTTAAGTATGACAATGGATGCCAAAGAGTTTGATGAAACTATTCAATTTTCTGGAAAGGGCTCTAACGAAAATAATTTTTTAGCTGATATGGCTAGAGACGATGAAAAATTTGATTATAGCACTTTATTACAAGCATCTGAAGAAGACTTTCCTGATCTTTTAGCTAAAAGAAAAGAATCAGTTCTAGCAAAACTTAATGGGAAAGATTTAGAAACTAGTTTTGTTGATTCTTATAAAATGCAGTTTGAACAAAGCATGACGGGATTACAAGCCTATTATAACGAATCTCTTAAAGTTAGAAAATTAAACGGTCAAAAGTCTCCTACATTTGATTATGAAAATCATAAAGGTGGAAAAACTAAATTAGAAGATTTTAGTGGTAAATATGTTTACGTTGATGTATGGGCTACATGGTGTGGACCATGTAGAGCGGAAATCCCTCATTTAAAGAAATTAGAAGAACATTATCATGGTAAGAAAAATATTGTTTTTGTAAGTATTTCAGTTGATAAAGCCAAAGACCATGAGAAATGGAAAAAGTTTGTAGATGAGAAAGAATTAGGTGGAGTTCAGCTTTTTGCTGATAATGATTGGAATTCTGATTTTGTAAAAGGATATCAAATAAATGGAATCCCAAGATTTATTATTATTGGACCAAAAGGTGAAATCGTTAATGCTGATGCACCAAGACCTTCGTCTGCTGATATTTATGAAACATTTGATAAATTACTAAAATAAATTAAGGTTATTATTCATTGAAACCGTTGGGTAATCCAACGGTTTTTTTATGTTAATTTTTTCAATGTTACCAAATTGTTAAGAAATAGTTTGTTTAGTGTAAAATAATTTTTATATTTGTTATACAATTGTTAACCAATTAAAAGGAAAGAATATGAAAAAATTAGTAATTATGTCGGTTTTATTGGCTTCGGGAATGATGTTTGCACAAGAAGTTGAGCCAAAGTTTGAAGTGGTTGACCAAATGGTAAAAGCAACATATTATCATGATAATGGACAAATAAAAGAACAAGGATTCTACTTAGATGGAAAACTTCATGGTAAATGGGTTTCATATAATGAAAACGGAACTAGACAAACAACAGGTGAATATCAAAACGGGAAAAAAGTTGGAAAATGGTTTTTCTGGAATGAAAATTCATTAAATGAAGTAGATTTTAATGACAGCCGTGTGGCAGATGTTAAAAAATGGTCTAGAGAAGCTTTAGCTAAAAACTAAACCAAATATATTTATT contains:
- a CDS encoding TlpA family protein disulfide reductase; the encoded protein is MKKITLLFAALIALSFTYFDNDKVVFTAKIENRNSDSLTIRSRGFSKIIVADKNGNFKDEFSVTEGFYQLFDGAEYAQVYLKNGYSLSMTMDAKEFDETIQFSGKGSNENNFLADMARDDEKFDYSTLLQASEEDFPDLLAKRKESVLAKLNGKDLETSFVDSYKMQFEQSMTGLQAYYNESLKVRKLNGQKSPTFDYENHKGGKTKLEDFSGKYVYVDVWATWCGPCRAEIPHLKKLEEHYHGKKNIVFVSISVDKAKDHEKWKKFVDEKELGGVQLFADNDWNSDFVKGYQINGIPRFIIIGPKGEIVNADAPRPSSADIYETFDKLLK
- a CDS encoding toxin-antitoxin system YwqK family antitoxin encodes the protein MKKLVIMSVLLASGMMFAQEVEPKFEVVDQMVKATYYHDNGQIKEQGFYLDGKLHGKWVSYNENGTRQTTGEYQNGKKVGKWFFWNENSLNEVDFNDSRVADVKKWSREALAKN